GTGATCTCCGGGGGCGTGGTCCCACCGGAGGGGAGCGCAGGCTGGCCGGGCCCGCCGGCGTGGGGAATTGGCTGTGTGTCAGATGGGCCGATGATCTAGCGTTGCGCTGTTCTCTGGGGAGGGGATGTGCGCATGGTGCGTGGGGGTCGCTGGGCTGTGCTGGGCATAGCGGCGGTGTTGACGGTGGCGGGGTGTGGGCATCGGGCGGCGGAGCACAAGCCCAGGTTCGAGAGCGCGGAGGAGTTGCCGGAGTCGCTGCACAAGGACGGCACCACCATCCTGGTGGGCGATCCGGGCTCGGCGGTGGTCGTACGCCTGTACGAGGATCCGCGCTGCCCGGCCTGCGAGATGTTCGAGACGGCCGGAGGCTCCCCGGATCTGCGGGAAGCGATGCTGGTCCGCCGAGCGAGAACCGAGTACACCCTGGCGTCTTTCCTCGACGACAAGGTCGGGGGCAGCGGCTCGAAGAGGGCTGTCAACGCCCTGCGCGCGGCCCTGGAGGAGGGGAAGTTCGTCGAGTACCACGAGGTGCTCTACGCCCACCAGCCCGAGGAGAGCGACGACGGTTACACCGACGCCTATCTGCTGGAGTTGGCCAGCGAGGTAGACGGTTTGCGCGGCCCGGAGTTCGACTCGGCCGTGAAGAGCATGAAGTACCGCTCCTTCGTGGCGGCCTCCGAGCAGGCGTACGAACAGGCCGGAGGCGCCCAGGACCCCAGGGGGCCGGGGACGCCCACCGCTGTGATCAACGGCAAGCGGATTCCGCTCGAGTACAACGGCCTTCTTGACGGTGGGATCTTCGCCAGGCTGCTGCAACAGATCCATGACAAGCCCGGTGAGTGGGACCGGACCTTTCTGCCTCGCCGTAGTGAGTAACCGTCGTGCCGTCAGCGGGTGTTGGCGGGCCTGATGCTCTGCCCGCCGGCTCGGCCCGGCCCGGCTGTGTGCCGGACGTGGGCGCGCGGATGGGTCGGCTGGTCAGTCGAACGGCTCAAGCGGGCCCTGCGGCGGCATCGCCGCCAAGCTGCCACATCTCGTAGTTCCCGCATTCCGCCGTGATCTCGGCCGCTGACCGGGCCGCAGTGACGAAGTCGTCCACCACCGGCGAGGTGCGCGATGCCGCCACCGCGAGGCACACCTGTTCGTGCGCCAGTTCCGGGATGGGCACATAGGCGATGTCCGGATGCGAGTAGAACACGGACGCCGAACGGGCCAGGAAGGAGATGCCCCGCCCGGCCGCGACATGCTCAAGCGTCTCGTCCACCCCGCGCACCGGGTACCCGGCGTCAGGGTGCGGGCGCCTGGTGGGCTGTGTGCTCGGGTCACCGTGCCAGACCAGCGGTTCGCCGGCCAGGTCGGCCTCCGTGACCTCCTCCTTGTCGGCGAAACGGTGTCCTGCGGGCAGTACCGCTACCCGCGGCTCGGCGTACAGCGGGGTGACGCGCAGACCGGCCTCGTCGATGGGCAGCCGCACATAGCCGACGTCGATGCGGCCGTCGAGCAGCATCGCGGCCTGGTCCTCCGCCTCGATCCGCTGTACGTCCACGACGACGTCCGGGTGCCGGTCCTCGAACCTCCGCGCCGCCGGGGTGACCGGGACGCCGGCCCGGAAACCGACCATCAGCCGCCGGTTGCCGCGGGCGGCCGCCGACACCCGGCGTCGGACCGCGTGCGTCGAGGCGAGCAGCGGACCGGCGTCGGCCAGCAGTTGCCGGCCCGCGTCTGTCAGCTCCACTCCGTGGCGATCCCTGGTGAACAGCGAGGCGCCGAGATCCTGTTCGAGCGCGCGAATCTGCCGGCTGAGCACCGGCTGCGCGATGTGGAGTTCATCCGCGGCACGGCCGAAATGCAGCTGTTCGGCCACGGTGACGAAGTAACGCAGTTTGCGCAGATCCAGATCCATCGCTACTCCCGGCCTGGTGATGCCTTCAGGGTATCACCGCGACTTCAAGAGGTCTTGGACACCCACTCGGGCCGATGGCAGGCTGAGACAGAAGATTGAAGGCGTCCAAGCGAATTGGATTCACCGGATCGACCTGTGCAATCCACCTCTGAAATCGATTCATGGGTTCGGCCCGTGAATTCGAGTCAAGATTTGATCATAGATACTCACGGTAGATTCGAGCTCGGAAAGCAGGAAACCGATGAGCGGCATCAGCATTGTCGGAACGGGGAACATGGCCCGCGCACTGGCCGGCCGGGCGCTCGCCGGCGGTAACGCCGTCGAGATCATCGGACGCGATCCCGCCAGGGCCGAGGAGTCGGCCGCCTCGCTCGGCGGCGCCACAGTCGGGGCGGTCGGGACCGCTCCGGCCGGGGACATCGTCGTCCTCGCCGTGCCCTACGCCGGAGCTGCGGCGTTGGTGAGGGAGTACGGGGACGCGCTGCGCGGCAAGGTCATCGTCGACGTCACCAACCCCGTAGCCGCCGACCTGCGGGGATTCGTCGTCCCCGACGGCAGTTCCGGCGCGCAGGAGATCGCCGGGGCGGCTCCCGAGGACGCGCGTGTCGTCAAGGCGTTCAACACCGTGTTCTCGCACGTTCTGGCGGCAGGGCCGGCCGAGGGTCGCCCCCTGGACGTCTTCATCGCCGGCGACGACGCCCAGGCGAAAGCGCGCGTGTCGGTGTTCGTCGAGAGCATGGGGCTGCGCCCCTGGGATATCGGGGAGCTGTTCATGGCGCGGGCGCTGGAGAACGTCGGCCTGCTGGAGTTGGGTCTCATGAACCACTCCGTCAAGCACACCAATTTCTCCCTCGGCGTCACTCTTCTCGGCTGAGCGACACTCCCTAGCACTACCTTTTCCGTGCCGCATCTGTGTCAGTTCGCGCACGGCGGGAAAGGGTTCATCACCTACCCTCACAAGGACCATCACATGCGCGTTTTCGTCACTGGAGGGACCGGTCATTCCGGTTCGTACCTCATTCCCGAACTCATAGCCGCCGGGCACGAGGTCACCGGCCTGGCCCGGTCGGACGCCGCCGCGGCGGCCGTCTCCGCGCTCGGTGCGAAGGCGCGTCGCGGCGACCTCCAGGATCTCGACGGGCTCAAGGAGGCAGCCGCCGACTCCGACGGCGTCATCCACCTCGCGCACAGGCAGGATCTGCTTCCCTCCGGCGGACTCGACGCCGTGGCCGCCGCGGAGCTCCCGATCATGCTCGCGTACGGCGAGGCACTCGCGGGAACCGGGAAGCCGCTGGTCACGGCGGGAAGCATCGGCTCACCCGGGAACCTGGGGCGGCCGGTCACCGAGGAGGACCCGGCCCTCCCCGCGGGCGATGAGCACAGGGGCACGCTGCGGGTCCGCAACGTCGTGGAAAGGGCCGTCGTGGGCCTCGCCGAGCAGGGGGTGCGGTCCTCCGTCGTGCGGATCGCCACCATCGCGCACAGCACGACCGATCGGGCCGGCTTCCTCCCCACGCTGATCGCGCTCGCCAAGGAGAAGGGGTTCGTCGGCTACCCCGGAGACGGCGCGAACCTCTGGAACGCCGTGCACATCCGCGACGCCGCCACCTTGTTCCGGCTGGCCCTTGAGGCGGGGCCGGGCGGCGCGTACTGGCACGCGGTCGAGGACGGGGGCATCCCGTTCCGCGGCCTCGCCGAGGCCATCGCGAGCCGTCTCGGCCTGCCCGCCGTGAGCGTTCCCCGCGATGCCCTGATGACGCCGGGGTACTTCGGGTTCCTCACGAACATCGTCACGCAGAGCTACCCGGCGTCCAACCTCATCACCCGCAGGACCCTCGGCTGGGAACCCACCAGACCCGGCCTGCTCGCCGACCTGGACAACGGCCATTACTTTGCGGCCGGTTGACGGCGTGAAACCGGATCGTGGCGGGCTCAGTAGCGGCAAGTTCCGGACGCCCTGCTCGTGAAGGCCGCGGTAGCCGAATTCATCCAATCCGTCGGCTACGGCGTGGTGGAAGCGGGGACGCTGACCGACAGTTGGCGGCAGGCGACGGGCACGCCGGTGTGGGGAACACCGTACGGGCCGTACGCGGACAAGAGGGGCCGGCCGGTCGGTGAGGGCACCGTCCGCGCGGCGCTGGCCACCGCGGCGCTGGCCACCGCGACGCTGGCCACCGCGGCGCTGGCCACCGCGACGCGGTGACCGTCAGTGGGCGGGGGCCGTGGTGCGGGTCGGCCGGATCGGAATCCGGGGCACGGCCGTCCAGTGCCTCAGCCCTCCGCCGGGTCGGCGGCTCGCGGTACGGACAGGTGGAAGCATGCCCCGAGGGTTCTCGGGGCCAGGGTCAGGGTGCCCTGGTGGCGGTGGGCCAGGTCTCGGGCTATGGCGAGGCCAAGGCCGGTGCCGCCTTGGTCGCGGGAGCGGGCGTCGTCGAGTCGGACGAAGCGCTCGAAGACGCGTTCGGCGTCCGCGGCGGGTATGCCCGGTCCGTCGTCGTGCACCGTGAGGACGACCCGGTCGTCCTCGTTCCGGACGGTGATCTGGATGCGGTGTGCGGCGTGGCGGGCCGCGTTGTCGACGAGGTTGCGCAGCAGCCGTTCGTACGCGTCGGGGTTGCCGCGGGTGTACGCGGGGGCGGTGCTGTCGCAGGTCAGGGTCAACTGCGAGTCGGGCAAGGGGTATTGCTCGGTCAGTCGGGAGGCTGTGGCCGTGAGGTCCACGAGTTCGGCCTCGGCTCTGCCCGGGGCGCGGGTGTCGAGGCGGGCCAGGAGCAGCAGGTCCTCGGCGAGAGCCTGGAGGCGGCGGGTCTGGCGGGCGGCGGTGGTCGCCGTGGCGGGCCAGTCGGCGCGTTCCGGGTAGGCGAGCGCCACTTCCAGGCTGGCCAGCAAGGTGGTGAGGGGGCTGCGCAGTTCGTGGGCGGCGTCCGCGACGAACCGGCGCTGGCGGGCCGCCGCGTCGTCGAGGCGTTGCAGGGTGGCGTTGATGGTCGTCGCGAGGGCGGTGATCTCGTGTCCGGTGGCGGGGACGGTGACGCGTTCGCGGGGGTCGCTCGCGGTGACCGAGGCGGTGAGGGCGCGGATGGCCTCGACCGGCCGGAGCGCGACACGGACGGTGAAGTAGGCGGCGGCCGCGATCAGTACGAGGCTGACCAGCCCGGCCCGCAGGAGCACGCCGTCGGTGGTCTCGGTGATCTTCTCGGCTGTGCGCGGGAGCACCACCACGTAGACCCGCAGCCTGGCGTCGGCGGCCACGCCCAGCTCGGCGGCCTTCTCGCCGCCCAGTGCGGCGGCGCCGATGTCGGCGAACATGACCGTGTGGGTCCCGCCGGCCAGTCCGAGCCAGTCCCCGTTCGACGGGGACTTGTGGTCCCCGCGGTCCGGTATGCGGAGGGGGCGGATCGTCAGGAGTCCGGGCTCCCGGGTCTCCGACGGGACGGGCAGCACATGGCGGGTGCCGGGATCGAGGCCGTCCATGCCGCCGCCGTAGGCGACAGCGGAGCGTCGGCCGCTCGCGACGACCTCGTACGGCAGGGTGCCTGTGGGGTCGGGAACGGCACCCTGGCGCAACTGCGCGCAGAGGGACCAGAGTTGCCGCTCGGCCTGTTCCTCGGCGATCCGCGTGCCCTGACGGTGGACGTCGTGGTGCACCCACCAGCCGGTGCCGGCCAGGATGACGGCGGCGGTCGAGGCGACGGCCAGCGCCGTGCGGGCCCGTACCGAACGCGGCCACCAACGGCGGTGCGGCTCAGTCGCGTTCACGGTCGTCCACCAGTCGGTAGCCGGTACCCCGTACGGTCTGAAGGGACTGCCGGTGGAACGCCGCGTCGACCTTCTTGCGCAGGGCGCTGACGCGCGCCTCCACCAGGTTGGGGTCCAATGCCTCGTCGGGCCAGGCGTGGTAGAGCAGGTCCGCCTTGGAGACCGCCTGCCCTGCCCGGCGGGCCAGCAGCTCCAGGACGGCGAACTCCCTTGGGGTGAGTTCCACCCGGGTCCCGGCCCGGCGGCAGACCCGGGCCGCGACGTCGAGTGAGAGGTCGCCCACGGCGAGGACGGGCGGGGCGACCGGGGCGGCTCGTCTGACCAGGGCCCGCAGCCGTGCGACGAGCACCAGGTAGGAGAAGGGTTTGGCCAGGTAGTCGTCGGCCCCCGTGTCCAGGGCCTCCGCCTGGTCCCAGTCCCCGTCCTTGGCGGTGAGTACCAGGATGGGGGTCGCGTTGCCCTCCCGGCGCAGCTGGGCGCAGACCTTGTAGCCGTTGAGCCCCGGCAGCATCAAGTCCAGTACGACCAGGGCGTATTCGCCGGTCCTGGCCATCCACAGGCCCTGCCGGCCGTCGTGGGCGAGGTCGACGCTGTAGCCCTCGGCGGTCAGGCCGGTGTGCAGGGTGCGGGCGAGGTCCTTCTCGTCCTCCACGACCAGGATGCGCATGGGAGGCAGCCTCGCACAGCGCCTGGCCGCCTTCCTGATCGGCCGGTCAGGTCGGGTCAGCGGACCGTCAACTCGGTGCGGGCACGGTGGCGGAGTCCCTCGCCGCCGCTGAAAGGCCCTGCTGCCGATGTCCGTTGACGTACGTGGTCCCGCCGTCGCCGAGACGGCCTCCCCTCCCGCGTCCGCCCGTCGACCGTCGCCGGGTCGGGCCACAGCCGTCGTCGTCATCGCGCCCGCGGTGCTGACCGTCGCTCTGGGGCTCTGGGGCATCCGCAGGCAGAACACGATGTGGGGCGACGAGTCCGTCACCTACCAGCTCGCGCGCCGCGACCTCGCGCAGATATGGCTCACCGCCCAGCACGTCGATCTGGTCCACGCGCTCCACTACGCCGTGATGCACGGGATCTTCGGACTCTTCGGCGGCGGGCTGTTGACGTTGCGGCTGCCGTCCGTGCTGGCGATGGCCGTGGCAGCGGCCGGAGTCGGCCTTCTGGGGCTGCGGCTGGCGGGGGCCCGTGCCGGGCTGTCGGCCGGGCTGGTGTTCGCGCTCCTTCCCCAGGTGCAGAAGTACGCGCAGGAGGGCCGCTCCTACGCCATGGTCTGCGCCCTGGTCACCTGGGCCACCTACGCGCTCGTGGTCAGCGTCGCGCGGCGCGCCCGGTGACGGTGGGCGGTCTACGGCTTCACGATGCTGCTGGCCTGCCTGCTCCATGAGTTCGCGGTCCTCGCCCTGGTCGCACACGGCGTCACCCTGGTCGTCTCGCGGGTTCCGCGACCGGTGCTGGCGGCGTGGAGCGTGGCCGCCGCCTGCGTCGTGGCCGGGCTGCTGCCGCTGGCGATCCGCAGTGCGGGGCAGTCGGGGCAGGTGTCCTGGATCGGCGGCCCGGTGCGGCTTCCGGGGTTCCTGGCCGCGGTCGTCGTGGGCCTGGCGTGTGCCCGACCGCACCTGGGGGCGCGGGGGCCTGTGCGGCTCGCCGCGCTCGCGGTGCCGATCGTGGTGCTCCCGGGCCTTCTGCTGCTGGTCGCCTCGCTTGTCAAGCCGCTTTTCGTCGACCGGTACGTGCTCTACAGCAGTATCGGGATCGCCTTGCTGGTGGGCGCCTGGACGGATCACTTCCACCGGCTGCGACGGTCCTCCCGCATCCCGTCGGTCGCGGTGGTCGCCGTACTGGCCGCGCTCGTCCCGCCGAGCCTCGCGCTGCGGACGCCCCAGAGCCGGAGCAACGACGTCACCGCCCTCGGCGCCGCCGTGCGCGAGGCGGGTCGGCCCGGCGACGGGCTGCTCTATCTCTCCGGCCGGTACCGGTTCCTGACCGCGGCCGACCCCGAGGACACGCGTTCTCTGACAGACCTCGCCCTGGCGCGGGACGCCGTCTCCTCCCACACGCTCGCGGGGGTCGAGCTTCCCGCCGACGTCATCGCGGCCCGCATGCTGCGATTCGACCGGATCGTCGTGGTCCGTGGCCCGGCGGGCGCCGACGCGCTCACCGGGCCACAGGAGGAAGCGAAGACCGGCACCCTGCGACGGTACTTCCGCGAGCGCACCACAACTCAGGTCACCGGCCTACGAGTTACCGTCTACGTCCGCGACCGCGGCCCGTCCCGGAGGGGCGGCCCTGGATCAGGCGACGGGGGAGGGCACGGGTAGCGTCTCGCCGCTCCTGCTGGCCAGGAGCGGCGCGCCGGGCCGTGGGGCGTTGACGTTCCGCGCGCGAGAAGCAAGGGCGCTGGCCCCGCCGAGGGAGCCGGGCTCGCGCGGCCGGCGGCCGGGCTGTGCCGTGCCGCACGCGACAGGCCCCGCCCCCGCCTCTGGCGTCACGGTGTGAGCAGGACCTTGAGGGCCTCGCGCCGGTCCATCGCGCGGTAGCCTTCGGCCGCCTGTTCCAGGGGCAGGGTGCGGTCGAAGACCCGGCCGGGGTCGACGGTGCCGTCCAGGACGGCGGGCAGTAGCTCCTCTAGGTAGGCGCGGACGGGGGCCGGGCCGCCGGTGAGCGTGATGTTCGGGCCGAAGAGGCTGCCGAAGCCGACGGGGGCCTCCTCGTACTGGGGGACTCCGACCCGGCTGATGACGCCGCCAGGGCGTACCGTCCCGACGGCCATCTCGTAGGCGGGCAGATGGCCGACGGCCTCCAGGACGGCGCGGGTGCCGTGGCCGCCGGTGAGGTCGCGGACCCTGGCGATGCCCTCCTCGCCGCGTTCGGCGACGACGTCGGTGGCGCCGAAGTACCGTCCCAGGTCGGTGCGTTGCCGGTGACGGCCCATCAGGATGATCCGCTCGGCGCCGAGTTGCTTCGCGGAGAGCGCGGCGAGCAGTCCGACGGCGCCGTCCCCGATGACGGTGACCCAGTCGCCCGGCCGCACCCTGGCCTGGTGGGCGGCGTGGTAGCCGGTGCCGTAGACGTCGGCGAGGGTGAGCAGGGACGGCAGGAGCGCCTCGTCCACGTCGTTCGGGAGCTTGACCAGGGTGCCCTGCGCCTGCGGGACGCGGATCGCCTCGGCCTGGGCGCCGCCGACGCCCGCGGCGAAGAAGCCGCCGTCGGGGCACGACGTGTGCAGGCCCGCGCGGCAGAACTCGCAGGTGTTGTCGGCGAACGCGAAGGGCGCCACGACCAGGTCGCCACGGCGGAAGCCGGAGACCTCGGACCCGGTCTCCTCGACGGTGCCGA
The sequence above is a segment of the Streptomyces griseoviridis genome. Coding sequences within it:
- a CDS encoding sensor histidine kinase; the protein is MNATEPHRRWWPRSVRARTALAVASTAAVILAGTGWWVHHDVHRQGTRIAEEQAERQLWSLCAQLRQGAVPDPTGTLPYEVVASGRRSAVAYGGGMDGLDPGTRHVLPVPSETREPGLLTIRPLRIPDRGDHKSPSNGDWLGLAGGTHTVMFADIGAAALGGEKAAELGVAADARLRVYVVVLPRTAEKITETTDGVLLRAGLVSLVLIAAAAYFTVRVALRPVEAIRALTASVTASDPRERVTVPATGHEITALATTINATLQRLDDAAARQRRFVADAAHELRSPLTTLLASLEVALAYPERADWPATATTAARQTRRLQALAEDLLLLARLDTRAPGRAEAELVDLTATASRLTEQYPLPDSQLTLTCDSTAPAYTRGNPDAYERLLRNLVDNAARHAAHRIQITVRNEDDRVVLTVHDDGPGIPAADAERVFERFVRLDDARSRDQGGTGLGLAIARDLAHRHQGTLTLAPRTLGACFHLSVPRAADPAEG
- a CDS encoding response regulator transcription factor translates to MRILVVEDEKDLARTLHTGLTAEGYSVDLAHDGRQGLWMARTGEYALVVLDLMLPGLNGYKVCAQLRREGNATPILVLTAKDGDWDQAEALDTGADDYLAKPFSYLVLVARLRALVRRAAPVAPPVLAVGDLSLDVAARVCRRAGTRVELTPREFAVLELLARRAGQAVSKADLLYHAWPDEALDPNLVEARVSALRKKVDAAFHRQSLQTVRGTGYRLVDDRERD
- a CDS encoding NADPH-dependent F420 reductase, with translation MSGISIVGTGNMARALAGRALAGGNAVEIIGRDPARAEESAASLGGATVGAVGTAPAGDIVVLAVPYAGAAALVREYGDALRGKVIVDVTNPVAADLRGFVVPDGSSGAQEIAGAAPEDARVVKAFNTVFSHVLAAGPAEGRPLDVFIAGDDAQAKARVSVFVESMGLRPWDIGELFMARALENVGLLELGLMNHSVKHTNFSLGVTLLG
- a CDS encoding DsbA family protein, translating into MVRGGRWAVLGIAAVLTVAGCGHRAAEHKPRFESAEELPESLHKDGTTILVGDPGSAVVVRLYEDPRCPACEMFETAGGSPDLREAMLVRRARTEYTLASFLDDKVGGSGSKRAVNALRAALEEGKFVEYHEVLYAHQPEESDDGYTDAYLLELASEVDGLRGPEFDSAVKSMKYRSFVAASEQAYEQAGGAQDPRGPGTPTAVINGKRIPLEYNGLLDGGIFARLLQQIHDKPGEWDRTFLPRRSE
- a CDS encoding SDR family oxidoreductase, coding for MRVFVTGGTGHSGSYLIPELIAAGHEVTGLARSDAAAAAVSALGAKARRGDLQDLDGLKEAAADSDGVIHLAHRQDLLPSGGLDAVAAAELPIMLAYGEALAGTGKPLVTAGSIGSPGNLGRPVTEEDPALPAGDEHRGTLRVRNVVERAVVGLAEQGVRSSVVRIATIAHSTTDRAGFLPTLIALAKEKGFVGYPGDGANLWNAVHIRDAATLFRLALEAGPGGAYWHAVEDGGIPFRGLAEAIASRLGLPAVSVPRDALMTPGYFGFLTNIVTQSYPASNLITRRTLGWEPTRPGLLADLDNGHYFAAG
- a CDS encoding LysR family transcriptional regulator, translating into MDLDLRKLRYFVTVAEQLHFGRAADELHIAQPVLSRQIRALEQDLGASLFTRDRHGVELTDAGRQLLADAGPLLASTHAVRRRVSAAARGNRRLMVGFRAGVPVTPAARRFEDRHPDVVVDVQRIEAEDQAAMLLDGRIDVGYVRLPIDEAGLRVTPLYAEPRVAVLPAGHRFADKEEVTEADLAGEPLVWHGDPSTQPTRRPHPDAGYPVRGVDETLEHVAAGRGISFLARSASVFYSHPDIAYVPIPELAHEQVCLAVAASRTSPVVDDFVTAARSAAEITAECGNYEMWQLGGDAAAGPA
- a CDS encoding alcohol dehydrogenase catalytic domain-containing protein, giving the protein MRATFMYEAGDVRVQDATDPVIEQPTDAIVRVLRSCVCGSDLHPYHSLTAAEGPVPMGHEFLGTVEETGSEVSGFRRGDLVVAPFAFADNTCEFCRAGLHTSCPDGGFFAAGVGGAQAEAIRVPQAQGTLVKLPNDVDEALLPSLLTLADVYGTGYHAAHQARVRPGDWVTVIGDGAVGLLAALSAKQLGAERIILMGRHRQRTDLGRYFGATDVVAERGEEGIARVRDLTGGHGTRAVLEAVGHLPAYEMAVGTVRPGGVISRVGVPQYEEAPVGFGSLFGPNITLTGGPAPVRAYLEELLPAVLDGTVDPGRVFDRTLPLEQAAEGYRAMDRREALKVLLTP